One part of the Sorangiineae bacterium MSr11954 genome encodes these proteins:
- a CDS encoding acyl carrier protein — translation MDASTHFFDDLGVFSLNFVEIVLECEERFHVSIPDDALGRIETIGDVTNAIVSVRAAAR, via the coding sequence ATGGACGCTTCGACGCACTTCTTCGACGATCTCGGCGTTTTTAGCCTAAATTTCGTCGAAATCGTCCTCGAGTGCGAAGAGCGTTTTCACGTATCCATCCCCGATGACGCGTTGGGACGCATCGAAACCATCGGCGATGTGACGAACGCCATCGTTTCCGTTCGCGCTGCCGCGCGCTAA
- a CDS encoding SLATT domain-containing protein: MGKYFESSAQVLHIGRLEHHNDFVLDDSCVSHQHARIVRDGDRYIVYDHGSTSGTSIVRKKERIRLDSSNEHRVVLVSGDTIEFGTVAVRITLSGDPKGRTAGSLAMRRAPLDIKDMLAEWRARAEVYSREHQRVAVRLERRHYWLGIPSTMMGAIVGTAIFGSIEKAASSFWLKAVLAAASMGAACLVALQTFLRYLERAGQHNLAHAEYEDIARSLELLSMTEKSREDWVKCLEGFSQRLEAIKGRAPLPFNVDMLEREVEELSNKLRSKVRASVKKKLVQREDDSLSDILEGFDRGRESEPPRMRGSPALPSKPSTNGAPPPPESGASFVRQLRDFEAAPPSEDG; encoded by the coding sequence ATGGGGAAGTATTTCGAGTCATCGGCGCAGGTGCTCCACATCGGGCGGCTCGAGCATCACAATGATTTCGTCCTCGACGACTCCTGCGTGTCGCATCAACACGCGCGCATCGTGCGCGACGGCGATCGCTACATTGTCTACGATCATGGGTCCACCAGCGGGACATCCATCGTTCGAAAAAAGGAGCGCATCCGGCTCGACAGCAGCAACGAGCATCGGGTGGTCCTGGTGAGCGGCGACACCATCGAGTTTGGAACGGTGGCCGTGCGGATCACGCTCTCGGGCGATCCCAAAGGACGAACGGCCGGCAGCCTCGCGATGCGAAGGGCACCGCTGGATATCAAAGACATGCTGGCCGAGTGGCGCGCGCGCGCCGAGGTGTATAGCCGGGAGCATCAGCGCGTGGCCGTCCGGTTGGAGCGAAGGCACTATTGGCTCGGTATTCCAAGTACGATGATGGGGGCCATCGTCGGAACCGCCATCTTCGGCAGCATCGAAAAAGCCGCATCGAGCTTCTGGCTCAAGGCGGTGTTGGCGGCCGCCAGCATGGGCGCGGCGTGCCTGGTCGCCCTGCAAACATTTTTGCGCTACCTGGAGAGGGCCGGCCAGCACAATTTGGCACATGCCGAGTACGAGGATATTGCGCGCTCGCTCGAGCTCTTGTCGATGACCGAGAAGTCGCGCGAGGATTGGGTGAAGTGCCTCGAGGGGTTCAGTCAGAGGCTGGAGGCCATCAAGGGACGGGCGCCGCTTCCCTTCAATGTCGATATGCTGGAGCGCGAGGTGGAGGAGCTCAGCAACAAGCTTCGCTCCAAGGTGCGCGCGAGCGTGAAGAAGAAGCTGGTGCAGCGGGAAGATGATTCGCTCTCCGATATTCTCGAGGGGTTCGATCGTGGGCGTGAGAGCGAGCCGCCGCGGATGCGAGGCTCTCCGGCCTTGCCCTCCAAGCCCTCCACCAACGGCGCTCCGCCGCCGCCGGAGTCGGGGGCGAGCTTCGTCCGTCAGCTTCGCGATTTCGAGGCGGCGCCGCCAAGTGAGGATGGATGA
- a CDS encoding ZIP family metal transporter, with the protein MPTLEQLIFALFPAALLVVSGAVATLRPPTAWMRSAILHLAAGVVFAVVAVELIPDLLRDHRPIETAIGFAIGVAAMLGLRAFSHANEKHERPEPPADPTKEPQSRPPNTVEPIALPIGMLAGIAIDLVIDGFMIGIGFAAGSKEGRMLAVALAIELVSLGLAVAAGMSKLGIARARSLVVLIGLSATFLAGAAIGMVLLSQLSNAWLAGVLSFGAAALLFLVTEELLTEAHEEEETLALTAMFFAGFLAFLILGMLGS; encoded by the coding sequence ATGCCCACCCTCGAGCAGCTGATTTTCGCGTTATTCCCCGCGGCTCTGTTGGTCGTGAGCGGCGCCGTGGCGACGTTGCGACCACCCACCGCATGGATGCGCAGTGCCATCCTTCATCTGGCGGCCGGCGTGGTCTTTGCTGTCGTTGCCGTGGAGCTCATTCCCGATCTTCTTCGGGATCATCGCCCCATCGAAACGGCCATTGGGTTTGCCATTGGCGTTGCGGCCATGTTGGGCCTCCGCGCGTTCAGTCATGCAAACGAGAAACACGAACGACCCGAACCGCCGGCCGACCCCACGAAGGAGCCCCAAAGCCGGCCGCCGAACACGGTCGAGCCCATCGCGCTGCCGATAGGCATGCTCGCCGGCATCGCCATCGATCTGGTGATCGATGGGTTCATGATCGGCATTGGCTTTGCGGCCGGCTCCAAAGAGGGCCGCATGTTGGCGGTGGCACTTGCCATCGAGCTCGTCTCCTTGGGGCTCGCCGTCGCCGCCGGCATGTCGAAGTTGGGCATCGCGCGGGCGCGCAGCCTGGTGGTGTTGATTGGGCTGTCGGCGACCTTCCTCGCCGGGGCCGCCATTGGAATGGTCCTTCTCAGCCAGCTCTCGAACGCGTGGCTGGCCGGGGTGCTCTCGTTCGGTGCTGCTGCACTTCTCTTCCTGGTGACCGAGGAGCTCCTCACCGAAGCTCACGAAGAGGAGGAGACTCTCGCACTCACGGCCATGTTCTTCGCCGGCTTCCTCGCCTTTCTCATCCTGGGGATGCTCGGGTCATGA
- a CDS encoding PaaI family thioesterase, with the protein MNHEPSDLASALAQGQDISPYLNAHQSGFDKTLGIVYTRATHDVVEAEVLVTENLLQSYGIVHGGVYAGLVESLASVAAAIYAMPQGQTSVGLENTTSFLRAVRVGVLRARAVPLHRGHRTQVWEVAVRDSEDRVAASGRVRMLCLDQGAQVAGEIVALQTAETLPRA; encoded by the coding sequence ATGAACCACGAACCCTCCGATCTCGCGTCTGCACTCGCCCAAGGTCAGGATATCTCTCCGTACCTGAATGCGCATCAAAGCGGCTTCGATAAGACCCTCGGCATCGTTTATACGCGCGCCACGCACGATGTCGTCGAGGCGGAAGTTCTCGTGACGGAGAATCTTTTGCAATCCTACGGGATCGTTCACGGTGGCGTGTATGCCGGCCTGGTGGAGTCGCTCGCCAGCGTGGCGGCCGCGATTTACGCCATGCCGCAGGGGCAGACGTCCGTGGGCCTCGAGAACACCACGTCGTTTTTGCGCGCGGTGCGCGTGGGGGTGCTTCGCGCGCGCGCCGTGCCGCTCCATCGCGGACACCGCACGCAAGTGTGGGAGGTCGCCGTTCGCGACAGCGAGGATCGCGTGGCCGCCTCGGGGCGGGTGCGCATGCTCTGCTTGGACCAAGGCGCACAGGTCGCGGGTGAGATCGTGGCGCTGCAAACGGCCGAGACATTACCTCGCGCGTAA
- a CDS encoding ester cyclase: MNEHVNTTEANLTPRGFSVENFAQFWARPDPALVAHAVTNDVIGHWPGSDEPARGLTAYAERIARVLEVVPDLRLDVIEHATNGDLLFIRWRAHGTGARGPFTMSGMDRIRLRDGRVAENVIVFDTRRFEELVGRPVPYAGP, encoded by the coding sequence ATGAACGAACACGTGAACACGACCGAAGCGAACCTCACCCCGCGCGGGTTTTCGGTGGAGAATTTTGCCCAGTTCTGGGCCCGGCCCGATCCTGCGCTGGTCGCGCACGCCGTGACGAACGACGTGATCGGACATTGGCCGGGCTCCGACGAGCCAGCCCGCGGGCTCACGGCATACGCGGAGCGCATTGCACGCGTGCTGGAGGTCGTCCCCGATCTCCGGCTCGATGTCATCGAGCACGCGACCAACGGCGATCTGCTCTTCATCCGCTGGCGCGCGCACGGAACCGGGGCCCGCGGTCCCTTTACGATGAGCGGCATGGACCGCATTCGTCTGCGCGATGGGCGCGTGGCAGAGAACGTCATCGTCTTCGACACCCGCCGCTTCGAGGAGCTCGTCGGCCGCCCCGTACCCTACGCCGGACCGTGA
- a CDS encoding haloacid dehalogenase-like hydrolase, with protein sequence MAPTTLVLWDIDLTLVEMPGLGRQWYERAFIKAVGREMLHYPSTAGRTERAISMELLAAHGVDGSDAMLTGLFEALIATVAEDKSIAERGRALPGVKAALTALSTLPSVVQSLVTGNLPVIAGYKLAPFGLDVYLDMEIGGYGAMSAHRHDLVFDAMRNAAAKHGAPFAPTSVVVIGDTVHDVEAALHHGAIAIGVATGHTREADLRAAGAHATFPDLSDTAAVLAAVLPAGTAHVPRT encoded by the coding sequence ATGGCGCCCACGACGCTCGTTCTTTGGGATATCGATCTGACCCTCGTCGAGATGCCGGGCCTTGGCCGGCAATGGTACGAGCGGGCGTTCATCAAAGCGGTGGGTCGCGAAATGCTCCATTATCCCTCCACCGCGGGGAGGACGGAGCGCGCGATCAGCATGGAACTGCTCGCCGCCCACGGCGTGGATGGGAGCGATGCCATGCTCACGGGGTTGTTCGAGGCGCTGATCGCCACCGTCGCCGAGGACAAATCCATCGCCGAGCGCGGCCGGGCGCTGCCCGGGGTCAAGGCCGCGCTCACCGCGTTGAGCACCCTGCCGTCGGTGGTCCAAAGCTTGGTCACCGGGAACTTGCCGGTGATCGCCGGCTACAAGCTCGCGCCCTTCGGGCTCGACGTGTACTTGGATATGGAGATCGGCGGTTATGGCGCGATGTCCGCCCATCGTCACGATCTGGTGTTCGATGCCATGCGAAATGCGGCGGCCAAACATGGTGCACCGTTCGCCCCCACCTCGGTGGTGGTGATTGGCGATACGGTGCACGACGTCGAGGCCGCGTTGCATCATGGCGCCATCGCCATTGGCGTCGCCACCGGGCACACCCGCGAAGCCGATTTGCGGGCGGCCGGCGCGCACGCGACCTTTCCGGATTTGTCCGATACGGCCGCCGTGCTCGCGGCGGTGCTGCCCGCGGGCACGGCGCACGTTCCTCGAACGTAA
- a CDS encoding beta-galactosidase: MKRRDFLGGVLGGCATAVLTGTTSCAGSPEGSAPYDGEGAQALTDSRNSTDAAPRTGLTIDGNRFLLDGKPFRIISGSIHYFRIHPDQWKDRLNRLRMMGLNAVDVYVPWNFHQPHPNVPPSFTGWCDLPKFLLAAQGLGLHVILRPGPYICAEWDLGGLPAWLLTADRMRLRTSDPRFMAAMDAWFGELLPVVRPLQAKAGGPIVAVQIENEYGSFGDDQTYLQHIRKVLVDGGIDSLLFCSNGTSEAMLKNGNIPGVFATANFAGDPTGPFADLRRFQPSGPLFCTEYWDGWFDHWGEGHHTTDPATTAANVDKMLAMGASVNLYMAAGSTNFGFWAGANHGDSYQSTVTSYDYHSPVGEAGELTEKFTRLRQVIGKYTTLPAGPLPALPPRLAPQTVNVDGMVGLVESFGSLTTPVARTKPVPMEQLGQSYGMIHYRTTLRGPRPSAKLTIRDLGDWAFVYLDGKHVARLDRNTPSIGANITVNGASSQLDLLVDCNGRINFGSRIFDPKGIGGDVLLGNEALTGWEIRPLPLDDLRGLTFRAVGGPAPQGGTFYRARMNITAPADGFLAFPGWGKGLVWLNGFLLGRYWDRGPQRTSYAPAPLWRAGSNTLHLLELHESGTQIELRNKPDLG; this comes from the coding sequence ATGAAACGACGGGACTTTCTGGGCGGCGTGCTCGGTGGCTGCGCGACGGCGGTGCTCACCGGAACCACCTCCTGCGCCGGCTCTCCGGAGGGATCGGCGCCGTACGACGGCGAAGGCGCGCAGGCGCTCACGGATTCGCGAAATAGCACCGATGCGGCGCCGCGCACGGGGCTCACCATCGACGGCAACCGTTTTCTGCTCGACGGCAAACCCTTTCGAATCATCAGCGGATCCATTCATTATTTTCGCATTCACCCCGACCAATGGAAGGATCGGCTGAACCGGCTCCGCATGATGGGGCTCAACGCGGTCGACGTTTACGTCCCTTGGAACTTCCACCAGCCCCACCCGAACGTTCCCCCCAGCTTCACGGGTTGGTGCGATCTCCCCAAGTTCCTGCTTGCGGCGCAGGGCCTCGGGCTCCACGTGATCCTTCGCCCTGGGCCGTACATCTGCGCGGAGTGGGATCTCGGCGGTCTTCCGGCGTGGCTGCTGACGGCGGACCGGATGCGGCTGCGCACCTCCGATCCGCGCTTCATGGCGGCCATGGATGCGTGGTTCGGCGAGCTCTTGCCGGTGGTGAGGCCCCTGCAGGCCAAGGCGGGCGGGCCCATCGTCGCGGTGCAGATTGAAAATGAATATGGGAGCTTCGGCGACGACCAAACATACCTGCAGCACATTCGAAAGGTGCTGGTCGACGGCGGGATCGATAGCCTCCTCTTTTGCTCCAACGGCACCTCGGAGGCCATGTTGAAGAACGGGAACATCCCGGGCGTCTTCGCCACCGCCAACTTCGCGGGCGACCCGACCGGCCCCTTCGCCGATCTTCGTCGCTTTCAACCTTCGGGCCCGCTGTTCTGCACCGAGTATTGGGACGGCTGGTTCGATCACTGGGGCGAAGGCCACCACACCACCGATCCCGCGACCACCGCCGCGAACGTGGACAAGATGCTCGCCATGGGCGCGTCGGTGAATCTGTACATGGCCGCGGGCAGCACCAACTTCGGCTTTTGGGCGGGCGCCAATCATGGTGATTCGTACCAATCGACGGTCACCAGCTACGATTACCACTCCCCCGTGGGCGAGGCCGGCGAGCTGACGGAGAAGTTCACCCGGCTGCGCCAAGTCATCGGCAAATACACCACCTTGCCGGCCGGCCCGCTCCCTGCGCTACCCCCGCGCCTCGCGCCGCAAACGGTGAATGTCGATGGCATGGTCGGCTTGGTCGAGTCCTTTGGGAGCCTGACCACCCCGGTCGCGCGCACCAAGCCCGTCCCCATGGAGCAGCTCGGTCAATCCTACGGGATGATTCATTATCGAACAACCCTCCGCGGCCCGCGACCATCGGCCAAGCTCACCATCCGGGATCTGGGCGATTGGGCGTTCGTCTACCTCGACGGCAAGCACGTGGCGCGGCTCGATCGCAATACGCCGTCGATCGGGGCCAACATCACGGTCAACGGCGCCTCCAGCCAGCTCGATTTGTTGGTCGATTGCAACGGGCGCATCAACTTCGGCTCCCGCATCTTCGATCCCAAGGGCATCGGCGGGGACGTGCTCCTCGGAAACGAGGCGCTCACCGGATGGGAAATCCGCCCTCTGCCCCTCGACGATCTGCGCGGGCTCACGTTTCGCGCCGTGGGCGGCCCCGCGCCTCAGGGCGGGACCTTTTATCGCGCACGAATGAACATCACGGCCCCGGCCGATGGCTTTTTGGCCTTTCCAGGCTGGGGCAAAGGGCTCGTTTGGTTGAATGGATTTCTGCTCGGCCGCTATTGGGATCGCGGGCCTCAGCGCACCTCGTATGCCCCCGCCCCGCTCTGGCGCGCGGGGAGCAATACGCTCCATCTGCTCGAGCTCCATGAATCCGGCACCCAAATCGAGCTTCGCAACAAGCCCGATCTCGGCTGA